The Candidatus Poribacteria bacterium genome contains a region encoding:
- a CDS encoding EamA family transporter produces MALTSIALILLSAFCHALWNFYSKSSRDTRILFFWCGFYTLGIAFIAFGIKQPIIPKLVWVYILSSAFVHLLYKLSLTHAYTVGEISFIYPITRSAPAFLPLFAFLFLNERISVQGLVGILCVMTSIVLYQQREARIQFKTFFSYLGKPDALWAYATLASVIGYSLIDKQGMSEFHRHSTEVPLWRAVTYYLMENSISQVLYGLSCLVRFPHQQIVEIGRTEWKRALAIVILSLISYSLILYVLMTEKVSYVTAVRQCSVIFVVLLGGYALKETYTTRRLIAAVIMVLGIFLITKQ; encoded by the coding sequence ATGGCACTTACTTCAATTGCCTTAATTCTGCTGTCAGCATTTTGCCATGCTTTATGGAATTTCTACAGCAAATCCAGCAGAGACACACGAATCCTCTTTTTCTGGTGTGGATTTTACACCTTAGGAATAGCGTTCATTGCCTTTGGTATCAAGCAACCAATAATTCCAAAACTGGTATGGGTCTATATTCTTAGTTCCGCCTTTGTTCATCTGTTATACAAGTTGTCTTTGACGCATGCTTATACTGTTGGCGAGATTTCATTCATCTATCCAATTACACGCTCTGCACCAGCCTTCCTACCACTCTTTGCCTTTCTTTTTCTAAATGAGCGAATTTCCGTGCAAGGCCTGGTAGGTATCTTATGTGTGATGACTTCCATAGTACTCTATCAACAACGTGAGGCGCGCATCCAGTTCAAGACGTTCTTTAGTTACCTTGGCAAACCCGACGCTCTCTGGGCTTATGCCACCCTCGCCAGCGTCATTGGATACTCGCTGATAGACAAGCAAGGGATGTCCGAATTTCATCGCCATTCGACAGAGGTTCCCTTGTGGCGAGCCGTGACCTACTATTTAATGGAGAACAGTATCTCGCAAGTCCTTTACGGGTTGTCCTGCCTCGTCCGGTTCCCACATCAACAGATTGTCGAGATTGGACGAACGGAATGGAAGCGAGCACTCGCCATTGTTATCCTTTCATTGATCTCCTATTCACTCATCCTCTACGTTTTGATGACAGAAAAGGTCAGCTACGTAACCGCGGTTCGGCAGTGTTCCGTCATTTTCGTTGTTCTGCTCGGCGGATATGCATTGAAAGAAACCTATACAACACGTCGCTTGATCGCTGCAGTGATAATGGTATTGGGCATTTTCTTGATAACAAAACAATAG
- a CDS encoding Gfo/Idh/MocA family oxidoreductase — translation MIRVAKISMAHVHAGGYARRIHENPETELVAVWDEEEYGGRGAAEQYEVPFYEDLDEMLSRDDVDAVAVDAITSDHPRVMIAAAEAGKHIFTEKALAITVAECDPIIEAVEKAGVKFMISLPSRANPEILFAKKAIDDGLLGDITFGRGRIAHSAALDSWFSGTSAWFADPVRAGGGALFDLGCHRVDVIRWLMGEPKSAIAKINNFTGNFPIDDNSVSVVEFANKALGVIDVAWTHRSGPNMLEIYGTEGSFAAGQGEMHFETRKLSDEEKAVYIANAPAAPPEPIQQWINAILRDEPMTITIQDGRNLTELMQAFYMSSEQGQSIEFPL, via the coding sequence ATGATTAGAGTCGCAAAGATTAGTATGGCGCATGTCCACGCTGGTGGCTACGCACGAAGAATTCACGAAAACCCTGAAACTGAACTCGTCGCTGTCTGGGACGAAGAGGAATACGGTGGCAGAGGTGCCGCAGAGCAATACGAAGTCCCTTTCTACGAGGATCTTGATGAGATGCTCAGCCGGGACGACGTGGACGCAGTCGCTGTTGATGCTATCACATCCGACCATCCACGCGTAATGATTGCCGCCGCTGAAGCGGGGAAACATATCTTCACCGAAAAGGCACTCGCGATTACCGTCGCGGAATGCGATCCGATTATTGAAGCCGTTGAAAAAGCGGGCGTGAAGTTCATGATTTCACTGCCTTCCCGTGCGAACCCCGAAATCCTGTTTGCGAAAAAGGCAATAGATGACGGACTTCTCGGCGACATCACATTCGGTAGAGGGCGGATAGCACACTCCGCTGCACTGGATAGCTGGTTCAGCGGAACGAGCGCGTGGTTCGCGGATCCGGTACGCGCAGGAGGTGGTGCGCTCTTCGATTTAGGGTGCCACCGTGTTGATGTTATCCGATGGTTGATGGGTGAGCCGAAAAGTGCTATCGCCAAGATTAACAACTTTACTGGTAATTTCCCGATTGACGATAATAGCGTTTCTGTCGTTGAATTCGCGAACAAGGCACTCGGTGTGATTGATGTCGCGTGGACGCACCGCTCCGGTCCAAATATGCTTGAGATTTACGGCACAGAAGGTTCGTTTGCTGCGGGACAAGGCGAGATGCATTTTGAAACCCGCAAACTCTCCGACGAAGAGAAAGCAGTATACATCGCCAACGCACCGGCTGCACCCCCTGAACCGATACAGCAGTGGATTAACGCTATCCTTCGCGATGAACCGATGACGATTACGATTCAAGATGGACGTAACCTCACAGAATTGATGCAAGCGTTCTATATGTCCTCTGAACAGGGTCAGTCAATAGAATTTCCGCTCTAA
- a CDS encoding zinc-binding alcohol dehydrogenase, which produces MPRELVAVAPRQPVLREYEDGPVPVDSVRVQVEFGAPKRGTELTAYYGYNSANFPMGLGNMCVGKVIEIGEEVEGFEIGERITSHGHLKETHTWRAGSVLKMPDQMTWKEAVCYDPLHFAMSAIRDGKVRVGERVAVFGLGAIGLMTVQMARIAGADFVAAVDPLERRRKVAEKTGAELVINPTASNTGEVLKEATGGLGVDVAVETSAIYEALDDALRSVTFEGTIVYAGRAKACTGGLDLGAVAHVNIPNIIFARANSDPNRDHPRWDFRRIVDTCWKWLEEGRFDCEDVVDPVVPFEDSVEAYIEMDNHPERSVKLGVSFG; this is translated from the coding sequence ATGCCAAGGGAATTAGTCGCAGTTGCCCCTCGGCAACCCGTCTTAAGAGAGTACGAAGATGGGCCCGTCCCCGTGGATAGCGTCCGGGTTCAAGTCGAATTTGGCGCGCCCAAGCGTGGTACGGAACTGACAGCATACTACGGATACAACAGCGCAAATTTTCCGATGGGACTTGGGAATATGTGCGTCGGGAAAGTCATTGAAATCGGGGAAGAAGTCGAGGGTTTCGAGATTGGGGAACGCATCACCAGTCACGGGCACCTCAAGGAGACGCACACATGGCGCGCTGGTAGCGTCCTCAAGATGCCCGACCAGATGACGTGGAAAGAGGCGGTCTGCTATGATCCATTACACTTCGCAATGTCCGCAATTCGTGATGGAAAGGTCCGCGTTGGTGAGCGGGTGGCTGTCTTTGGATTGGGTGCCATTGGGTTGATGACGGTGCAGATGGCACGGATCGCGGGGGCTGACTTTGTCGCTGCTGTAGACCCGCTTGAAAGACGGCGAAAAGTTGCTGAAAAGACGGGGGCGGAGCTTGTTATCAATCCCACTGCCTCCAATACCGGCGAGGTGCTCAAAGAAGCGACCGGCGGTCTTGGTGTTGATGTGGCTGTAGAAACCAGTGCGATCTACGAAGCCCTTGATGATGCACTTCGGAGCGTCACTTTTGAGGGAACAATCGTCTACGCTGGACGCGCGAAAGCGTGTACGGGTGGACTCGACCTCGGTGCTGTCGCGCATGTCAACATTCCGAACATCATCTTTGCGCGCGCTAACAGTGATCCGAACCGCGATCATCCGCGCTGGGATTTTCGGCGTATTGTTGATACCTGCTGGAAATGGCTCGAAGAAGGGCGATTTGACTGTGAAGATGTCGTTGATCCAGTTGTGCCGTTTGAAGATTCAGTCGAGGCTTACATAGAGATGGACAATCATCCTGAACGGAGCGTCAAATTGGGGGTGTCCTTTGGGTAG
- a CDS encoding CehA/McbA family metallohydrolase: MQDYQPISLSALCNVGTEVIGEKATPSVGSQAFHGLPFEIAEGATCFLGFGEGVNSDSIPVPIGASPKRVIFVHRLLESRIPEGEPIGRLIANYVFRYTDGETESVPIRERFEIGSVPQGWGQQTFLAIPDRQESLASRHEGPWGSAGNRQTEVSQGTPRDYYLWTWKNPRDGVEVASIEIQPQERRFIVAAITLGYLDEDPIPRRPRREVKITLPQSEDADKPFDMEVNVDRGVATYPYPLPENTPDAFINDDFKGWGESQNNKSSPAYVEVSATPSASVEVKNQGETLGTVNWGEVEEKGTVQPNERVKVEVIDSGRNWVHTIVIDEDTGKPVPCRIHFRSPHGVPYAPHGHHAHVNSNMGTWHVDVGGDVRLGQISYAYIDGTCQGWLPRGDVIVDVARGFEYTPLRTTVNIKPGQRELTLRLKRWCDMNAERYFSGDTHVHFLSTQGAHTEAQGEDLGVVNLLLSQWGHLFTNTEEFIGRPTTSADGRSIVYATQENRQHLLGHLTLLGLKEQVAPWCSDGPGEAELGGNMEVTLSHWADACHAQGGTVVLPHIPNPNCEPATLIATGRVDAVEYLTNAMYGHLEYYRYLNCGYKLPLVGGTDKMSSDVPVGVYRTYVHIPDNEEFNYDNWCKYMSAGNTFLSGGPMIRLSVDGQPIGSTVNLPGNGGTVEVEASADSIFPIHTLQILQAGQVVASTEEKDGAAHLHLKANLKVDKHSWIAARCGGPNYAQAVPHYDGWGRGIIAHTSPVYIAVGGEWWMFDPETANYMLTLIEGGLSYIQQTARHHEHGTVTHHHGEDDHLEFLSRPFQEAREAIHRRMHQLGILH; the protein is encoded by the coding sequence ATGCAAGATTATCAACCTATTTCACTTTCCGCTTTGTGTAATGTCGGGACAGAAGTTATCGGTGAGAAGGCAACACCGAGCGTCGGTTCGCAGGCGTTCCACGGGCTACCTTTTGAAATCGCTGAAGGTGCAACCTGTTTCTTAGGCTTCGGCGAAGGTGTTAACTCCGATTCTATCCCAGTTCCCATCGGTGCAAGCCCGAAGCGGGTTATCTTTGTGCATCGTCTGCTTGAGTCGCGCATCCCTGAAGGCGAACCGATCGGTAGGCTGATTGCCAATTATGTTTTCCGTTATACCGATGGTGAAACGGAAAGCGTGCCAATCCGCGAGCGCTTTGAGATTGGCAGTGTGCCACAGGGATGGGGACAACAGACATTCCTTGCGATACCTGACCGGCAGGAAAGTTTGGCATCGCGGCACGAGGGACCTTGGGGGTCCGCGGGTAACCGACAAACAGAGGTGAGCCAAGGGACACCGCGCGACTACTATTTGTGGACCTGGAAAAATCCGAGGGACGGCGTTGAGGTCGCCTCAATTGAAATCCAACCGCAGGAACGGCGTTTTATTGTTGCAGCAATCACACTTGGTTACCTCGACGAGGACCCGATACCACGTCGTCCGCGCCGCGAAGTCAAAATCACGCTGCCGCAATCTGAGGATGCAGATAAACCCTTTGATATGGAAGTCAATGTTGATCGTGGCGTTGCGACCTACCCTTACCCGTTACCGGAGAACACTCCTGATGCCTTTATCAATGACGATTTCAAAGGCTGGGGCGAATCCCAAAACAACAAGAGCAGTCCGGCGTACGTTGAAGTGTCCGCGACACCCTCCGCAAGTGTTGAAGTCAAAAACCAAGGTGAGACGCTTGGCACTGTCAATTGGGGGGAAGTTGAAGAAAAAGGAACTGTTCAACCCAACGAGCGCGTCAAGGTAGAGGTCATCGACTCTGGCAGGAACTGGGTACATACCATTGTGATTGATGAAGACACAGGCAAACCGGTACCGTGTCGTATCCATTTCCGTTCGCCACACGGCGTGCCTTACGCACCACACGGACACCACGCACACGTCAACTCAAATATGGGCACGTGGCACGTAGATGTCGGTGGTGATGTGCGACTCGGACAGATTAGTTACGCCTACATTGACGGCACATGTCAGGGGTGGCTGCCTCGTGGAGATGTTATCGTTGATGTCGCCCGTGGCTTTGAGTATACACCTTTGCGAACCACCGTTAACATAAAGCCCGGACAACGCGAGTTGACACTCCGGTTGAAGCGGTGGTGCGATATGAACGCTGAACGCTATTTCAGCGGCGACACACACGTCCATTTCCTCTCGACACAAGGCGCGCATACCGAGGCACAAGGTGAAGACCTCGGCGTTGTCAACCTTCTCCTCTCGCAGTGGGGGCATCTCTTCACGAATACAGAGGAGTTTATCGGAAGACCGACGACCTCTGCCGATGGACGCAGCATTGTCTATGCGACGCAAGAGAACCGCCAGCACCTTCTCGGTCATCTTACACTGCTCGGTTTAAAGGAGCAGGTCGCGCCGTGGTGTTCCGATGGTCCGGGGGAAGCAGAACTCGGTGGAAATATGGAGGTCACACTTTCGCATTGGGCGGACGCGTGTCATGCCCAGGGTGGCACCGTGGTTTTACCACATATCCCGAACCCAAATTGTGAACCGGCGACGCTCATTGCTACTGGACGTGTAGATGCTGTCGAGTATCTCACCAACGCGATGTATGGTCATCTTGAGTACTACCGTTATCTTAACTGTGGCTATAAACTGCCACTCGTCGGTGGGACGGATAAAATGAGTAGCGATGTGCCAGTAGGCGTTTATCGCACCTACGTTCACATTCCCGACAACGAGGAATTCAATTACGATAATTGGTGCAAATACATGAGTGCTGGTAACACGTTCCTCAGCGGCGGTCCAATGATTCGACTCTCCGTCGATGGGCAACCGATCGGTAGCACGGTCAACCTACCCGGTAACGGTGGCACTGTTGAGGTTGAAGCCTCTGCTGATTCCATCTTCCCGATTCATACGCTGCAGATTCTTCAGGCGGGACAGGTTGTCGCTTCGACTGAGGAGAAAGATGGCGCGGCACATTTACATCTGAAAGCCAATCTGAAGGTGGACAAACATTCATGGATTGCGGCGCGGTGTGGTGGACCTAATTACGCACAAGCGGTTCCACATTACGACGGATGGGGACGCGGTATCATTGCGCATACCTCTCCGGTCTATATTGCTGTTGGTGGTGAATGGTGGATGTTTGATCCCGAAACGGCGAACTATATGCTGACTTTGATTGAGGGTGGGTTGTCCTATATTCAGCAGACAGCGCGCCATCATGAACACGGTACTGTGACACACCATCACGGTGAGGATGATCATCTGGAATTCCTTTCTCGTCCGTTCCAAGAGGCACGGGAGGCGATTCACCGTCGAATGCATCAACTGGGGATTCTGCATTAA
- a CDS encoding phytanoyl-CoA dioxygenase family protein, translating to MSDIGKFFHENGYYFAKGVYSPDEIKAMESDFDRVVDQLLKSDENVNARWGGRLMDALDGGESVIIHTHNIQSFSGVWMQAFLQEKFLDVTEAILGPDIMLHHSKLFCKPPETGSPFPMHQDWQYFPSVKDTMIAAIIYVSEATDEMGCVRVYPGSHKELGRMDGMMGSGKNAEVTDRYPIENATVLEAEPGDVLFFSYFTLHGSMPNHSNKTRKSVLVQMLAGDDEIEGENRHTNVKLVLRGWNHLATRSSVGRII from the coding sequence ATGTCGGATATCGGAAAATTCTTTCACGAAAACGGATACTATTTCGCCAAAGGTGTTTATTCACCTGACGAGATTAAGGCGATGGAAAGCGACTTTGATCGGGTAGTAGATCAGCTCCTCAAAAGTGATGAAAACGTTAATGCGCGTTGGGGTGGCAGATTGATGGATGCCCTTGATGGCGGTGAATCCGTCATCATCCATACCCACAATATCCAGAGCTTTTCTGGCGTGTGGATGCAAGCATTCTTGCAAGAGAAGTTTCTTGATGTTACCGAAGCCATCCTCGGACCGGATATTATGCTTCACCATTCCAAGCTGTTCTGCAAACCACCTGAGACAGGTTCGCCTTTCCCGATGCATCAAGATTGGCAGTACTTCCCCTCTGTCAAAGATACGATGATAGCGGCTATTATCTACGTCTCAGAAGCTACCGATGAAATGGGGTGTGTCCGCGTCTATCCGGGTTCCCATAAGGAGCTTGGACGCATGGATGGTATGATGGGTAGTGGAAAAAACGCTGAAGTTACTGACCGATACCCGATTGAGAACGCGACCGTTTTGGAAGCAGAACCCGGAGATGTGCTTTTCTTCAGTTACTTCACACTGCACGGTTCAATGCCGAACCATTCAAATAAGACGCGGAAAAGCGTTCTCGTTCAGATGCTCGCTGGTGACGATGAGATTGAAGGCGAGAATCGCCACACCAATGTCAAACTGGTGCTCCGTGGCTGGAATCATCTCGCAACCCGTTCTTCCGTCGGAAGAATTATATAA
- a CDS encoding cyclase family protein: protein MFKKSKKYQSFILFGLVFGILALTATVTLTQESWFPSEWGADDRRGAVNRLTPEKVLQAASLIKTGEVFQLGRVYESGIPVFGTRHYSLRIPAMSGPLGENKTTWFEEIFSGEIGQIGTQFDGLGHIGIGDLYYNGLDQHDFAKAEGLTELGVENVGPIVTRGVLIDVAGYKGVEHLGDSYEITRADLEGALKKQGVEITPGDVVIIHTGWGKFWMTDNDRYGTTEPGIGLEAGQYLVDQKIVMLCADNWGIEVVPNPDETLAFPVHQLFIVKHGIYNLENIITEELAAAKVYEFAFSFAPLRLKGATGSPGNPIAIR, encoded by the coding sequence ATGTTCAAAAAGTCGAAAAAATACCAGTCTTTTATTCTGTTTGGGCTTGTCTTTGGCATACTTGCCCTCACAGCAACTGTTACTCTCACACAAGAATCGTGGTTTCCTTCCGAATGGGGTGCTGATGATCGGCGCGGTGCCGTCAACCGCCTAACGCCAGAGAAAGTATTGCAAGCCGCGAGTTTGATTAAAACGGGTGAAGTCTTTCAACTCGGCAGAGTCTATGAAAGTGGTATCCCTGTTTTCGGAACCCGACATTACAGCCTGCGGATTCCGGCGATGTCAGGTCCACTCGGTGAGAACAAAACGACGTGGTTCGAGGAGATCTTCAGCGGTGAGATCGGTCAGATTGGCACGCAGTTTGATGGACTCGGTCACATCGGTATCGGTGATCTCTACTACAATGGATTGGATCAGCACGATTTCGCCAAAGCCGAAGGACTCACAGAACTCGGTGTCGAGAACGTGGGACCCATCGTAACGCGCGGTGTGCTGATTGATGTCGCTGGCTATAAAGGCGTTGAACACCTCGGCGATAGTTACGAAATTACGCGCGCTGATCTGGAGGGTGCCCTGAAAAAGCAAGGGGTCGAGATTACCCCCGGCGATGTCGTTATCATTCACACCGGCTGGGGTAAATTCTGGATGACGGACAATGATCGCTACGGCACCACAGAACCCGGTATTGGCTTGGAAGCGGGGCAATACCTCGTTGATCAGAAAATCGTGATGCTGTGTGCCGATAACTGGGGCATTGAGGTTGTCCCGAATCCCGATGAAACCCTTGCATTTCCGGTGCATCAGTTGTTTATTGTCAAACACGGGATTTACAACCTTGAGAACATTATTACAGAGGAGTTAGCGGCGGCGAAAGTTTATGAATTCGCTTTCAGTTTCGCACCGCTGCGTCTCAAAGGTGCGACGGGTTCCCCCGGCAATCCGATCGCTATTCGATAG